The Impatiens glandulifera chromosome 3, dImpGla2.1, whole genome shotgun sequence genome contains a region encoding:
- the LOC124930161 gene encoding uncharacterized protein LOC124930161 has protein sequence MDENTRLKCEVGWARICVSPTERMPSSITLKHGMMVYKVAVWPEWPLIMSTMSTSNLCTDHVEQEVPSLNPPSRDFEENNILGSPVQPIDMDKCLDEVTNFGELCTKLQANFSPILSWGVGLIVHELSEEETVESDVEYDADEELCENFCTHNMMLNEKKSLDREILSKESEVWPDIREIPTMTLIKKCQLKKIGDLPPGFPSPEKPWNVCGINEREKRCILKSLVGSTRSGIYSFCETKIRQMDQWIVRELCNWRLCGWAALDSIGASGGILISWNDDEFEKMDVDIGKFSISVQLRNRGDNFRWVLSAVYGPVSHDLKAEFFNELSKVFSLWNLPIIFAGDMNQVRDPSERKGARRLTSQMSEFSNKIEDLELVDLPLKGGRFTFKRGNGSGGLSESRIDRFLVSESIFRGVANIFQKVLPWSCSDHRPILLEHRVVQLPCRPFRFENKWLSRVEFLPRVQEWWRTQAPLGSTSSKLFMNLKNLRNQIKSWYVGERATFCAKVDELCKKINIIDEVEEVRELLAEEVSSRIFQVSNLLELCKEEEIGARQRSRATWIRYGDKNTKFFHCVSKEQARNNAINSISLEGVVHDARFTEEEVEAAVMGCGSDKAPGSDGFTLAFFKKAWPFLKIDIMEAIEHFYQFSSFDKSWNSSLIYLIRKTPGTINAKNFRPISLVSSFYKIVSKCLANKLRGVLELVSSANQMAFIKGRQIFDASLIANECIDSANFKRDKCAFVKLDIEKAYDHVNWDFFYDIMTRMENANLIRGVDYGVRRSPFVISHLLFADDTLCMIQDTRRNFKHLRDILWLFGACSGLRVNLSKYEIFFSNSVSNRRKMALASILGFVVGSFPSTYLGMLLGVKARSKASWDSTIAKMERKLPIWKSKMISKGGRFILINSALASMPTYMMSLFLMPKSVAVKMERIICKFLWGSSESSFCHLVRWDKVKKFKDQGGLGIQDLISFNTTLLSKWCSIYSLEPTSLWATMIKCKYGIDWSGWFTKPINHVVGCGIWSGISVIWKTFREQCKFLVGDGFRLVFGMTDATVKDMFDMSSNGFSRRIRYMRRLNADELALYDKVLNLVGRKEVNPSSHDIMRWQDIDTFKFSHYYSLIAENAPYNFIWEKLWESKLPSKISFFGWSVMHGGILTDDRCMKKGCVMASRCRMCHKEVESTPHLLLHCDGVLAIWSLYGI, from the exons ATGGATGAAAATACTAGACTAAAATGCGAGGTCGGATGGGCAAGGATTTGTGTTAGTCCAACGGAACGGATGCCGAGTTCTATTACCCTTAAACATGGTATGATGGTGTATAAGGTTGCGGTGTGGCCCGAATGGCCTCTAATTATGTCAACAATGTCGACTTCCAACTTATGCACGGACCATGTAGAGCAAGAAGTGCCTTCCCTGAATCCTCCTTCTAGGGACTTTGAAGAGAACAATATATTGGGCTCACCGGTACAACCAATTGATATGGATAAGTGTTTGGATGAGGTGACCAATTTTGGTGAG CTATGTACGAAACTCCAAGCGAATTTCTCACCTATCCTATCCTGGGGTGTGGGGCTAATT GTGCATGAGTTATCAGAGGAAGAGACTGTTGAGTCAGATGTTGAATATGACGCTGATGAGGAGTTATGTGAGAATTTTTGCACTCATAACATGATGTTGAACGAAAAAAAATCTCTTGATAGAGAGATTCTATCTAAAGAGTCTGAAGTGTGGCCCGATATTCGCGAAATCCCCACAATGACGCTTATTAAGAAGTGTCAGCTGAAAAAGATTGGTGATTTACCCCCTGGATTCCCGTCTCCAGAAAAAC CTTGGAATGTTTGTGGAATTAATGAAAGAGAGAAGCGATGTATTCTGAAATCGCTTGTGGGTTCTACTAGAAGTGGTATTTATAGTTTTTGTGAGACAAAGATTCGACAGATGGATCAATGGATTGTTAGAGAGTTGTGTAATTGGCGATTGTGTGGATGGGCGGCACTTGACTCTATTGGGGCGTCAGGTGGGATTCTAATTTCTTGGAATGATGATGAATTCGAGAAGATGGATGTTGATATTGGAAAATTCTCAATTAGTGTGCAACTTAGAAATCGGGGAGATAACTTTCGTTGGGTGTTGTCTGCGGTTTATGGGCCAGTGAGCCACGATCTAAAAGCGGAGTTTTTTAACGAGTTGTCAAAAGTGTTTAGTTTATGGAATTTGCCGATCATATTTGCTGGAGATATGAATCAGGTGAGGGATCCTTCTGAAAGAAAGGGTGCTAGAAGATTGACTAGCCAAATGTCAGAGTTTTCTAATAAGATCGAGGACCTGGAGCTTGTAGATCTGCCTCTTAAAGGTGGTCGATTTACATTCAAAAGAGGCAATGGTAGTGGTGGGTTGTCTGAGTCTCGCATCGACAGGTTTTTGGTTAGTGAGTCGATCTTTCGGGGGGTggctaatatttttcaaaaggtTCTTCCGTGGAGTTGTTCGGACCATCGACCTATTCTATTAGAGCATAGGGTTGTGCAGTTGCCTTGCCGCCCTTTCAGGTTCGAGAATAAGTGGTTGAGTAGAGTCGAATTTTTGCCGCGTGTGCAAGAATGGTGGAGGACTCAAGCTCCTTTGGGTTCTACTTCATCGAAActgtttatgaatttgaagaatttacgcaatcaaataaaaagttgGTATGTGGGTGAACGTGCTACTTTTTGTGCAAAGGTCGATGAATTAtgtaaaaagattaatattatCGATGAAGTGGAAGAGGTTCGTGAGCTTTTGGCTGAAGAGGTTAGCTCTCGTATTTTCCAAGTTTCTAATCTTCTGGAATTGtgtaaagaagaagagattgggGCCAGACAACGGAGCAGAGCTACTTGGATAAGATATGGGGATAAAAACACAAAGTTCTTTCATTGTGTCTCGAAGGAGCAAGCTAGGAATAATGCTATTAATTCTATTTCGCTGGAGGGTGTTGTACATGATG CTCGTTTCACGGAGGAAGAAGTGGAGGCAGCAGTTATGGGTTGTGGAAGCGATAAGGCACCAGGAAGTGACGGTTTTACTTTGGCATTCTTCAAAAAAGCTTGGCCTTTTCTAAAGATTGATATCATGGAAGCGATCGagcatttttatcaattttcttcATTCGATAAGAGTTGGAACTCATCCCTGATCTATCTGATTCGCAAAACTCCCGGGACTATCAATGCGAAAAATTTTAGACCTATTAGTCTTGTTTCCTCATTCTACAAGATTGTGTCTAAGTGTTTGGCTAACAAATTACGCGGGGTTCTTGAGTTAGTGAGCTCAGCTAATCAGATGGCTTTTATTAAAGGTCGCCAAATTTTTGATGCGTCTCTCATTGCAAATGAATGCATTGATTCGGCAAATTTCAAGAGAGATAAATGTGCATTCGTGAAATTAGATATTGAAAAAGCATACGATCATGTGAATTgggattttttttatgatataatGACTAGAATGG AGAATGCTAACCTCATTAGAGGTGTGGATTATGGGGTGAGGAGGTCTCCGTTTGTTATTTCTCACTTGCTTTTCGCGGATGATACCTTATGCATGATTCAAGATACCCGCCGAAACTTCAAGCATCTTCGCGACATTCTCTGGTTGTTTGGAGCTTGTTCTGGATTACGGGTTAACCTCAGTAAGTAtgagatttttttctcaaactcaGTCTCCAACCGTAGGAAAATGGCTCTTGCAAGTATCTTGGGATTCGTAGTGGGGTCTTTTCCTTCAACTTATCTTGGGATGCTTTTAGGTGTTAAAGCCCGCTCCAAAGCTTCCTGGGATTCGACAATTGCGAAAATGGAAAGAAAGTTACCAATCTGGAAGAGTAAGATGATTTCAAAAGGTGGACGTTTTATTCTCATCAATAGTGCTCTAGCATCTATGCCCACATACATGATGTCCTTATTCCTTATGCCTAAAAGTGTGGCTGTGAAGATGGAAagaattatttgtaaatttctTTGGGGATCCTCCGAGTCATCCTTCTGTCATTTGGTTAGGTGGGATAAAGTGAAGAAGTTTAAAGATCAAGGGGGTTTGGGTATACAGGACTTGATTTCGTTTAACACaactcttttatcaaaatggtgtagcaTATATTCCTTAGAGCCCACCTCTTTATGGGCTACTATGATCAAGTGCAAGTATGGGATTGATTGGTCCGGTTGGTTCACCAAACCTATTAACCATGTAGTGGGATGCGGTATTTGGAGTGGCATCTCGGTGATATGGAAGACTTTTCGTGAACAATGCAAATTTTTGGTAGGCGATGGCTttcgattagtttttgggatGAC AGATGCTacagttaaggacatgtttgatatGAGCTCTAATGGTTTTTCTAGGAGAATTAGGTATATGAGAAGACTTAATGCTGATGAGTTAGCTTTATATGATAAAGTGTTGAACTTGGTGGGGCGCAAAGAGGTGAATCCGTCCTCACATGATATTATGCGTTGGCAAGATATTGATACCTTTAAGTTTAGTCATTACTACTCCTTAATTGCTGAGAATGCACCTTACAATTTTATTTGGGAGAAGTTATGGGAGTCTAAACTCCCATCGAAGATCTCTTTCTTTGGATGGAGTGTCATGCACGGAGGGATTTTAACGGATGATAGATGCATGAAAAAAGGGTGTGTTATGGCGAGTCGTTGTCGAATGTGTCATAAAGAGGTGGAGTCAACGCCTCACTTGCTCTTACATTGTGATGGAGTGCTGGCGATTTGGAGTCTTTATGGAATATGA
- the LOC124930163 gene encoding DNA ligase 1-like codes for MVEDVDAFLRVPWGKVFFRATLKGVKNDMKHHRVVYLSKKKQAQENKWATENTDFFSYNVNGFAFQCGPMRSSKVEEIRSEIVDAVEGKVVTKMEESEVEKSLYNGVDFEQTDNCFYDLFEGFINGGKRKPKDEDVNITPKPAPKLRKSKVEDDEKKEKQLHENEMKNEKKELHEEEKKDDKEERKKEMKEEHEHEHEVENEEEKNDKKLENEKDNKKLKLLYGSRHEQKEMKEEHEHEDKDDKEDFGSNYFD; via the exons ATGGTGGAGGACGTTGATGCTTTCCTCCGagttccatggggaaaggtgttCTTTAGAGCCACCTTGAAGGGTGTCAAAAACGACATGAAACACCATAGGGTCGTATATCTGTCTAAGAAGAAGCAGGCACAAGAGAACAAATGGGCAACAGAGAAtactgattttttttcttataacgTAAATGGGTTCGCATTCcagtgtggacctatgaggtCATCAAAAG TAGAAGAAATCCGTTCGGAGATAGTGGATGCCGTTGAGGGCAAGGTTGTGACTAAGATGGAAGAGTCTGAAGTGGAGAAAAGCTTGTACAATGGGGTGGACTTTGAACAAACAGACAATTGTTTTTATGATTTGTTTGAGGGATTTATAAATGGGGGGAAGAGAAAGCCTAAAGATGAAGATGTAAATATTACTCCCAAACCTGCTCCCAAACTGAGAAAGTCTAAAGTTGAAGATGAT gagaagaaggagaagcAATTGCATGAGAAtgagatgaaaaatgagaagaaggAATTGcatgaggaggagaagaaggatGATAAGGAG GAGCGGAAGAAGGAGATGAAGGAGGAGCATGAGCATGAGCATGAGGTAGAGAAtgaggaggagaagaatgaTAAGAAGTTAGAGAATGAGAAGGATAATAAGAAGTTGAAGTTGTTGTATGGGTCGCGCCAC GAGCAGAAGGAGATGAAGGAGGAGCATGAGCATGAGGATAAGGATGATAAGGAGGattttgggtcaaattattttgactaa